AGGATCAATACCCTTAGCCAAAAACTCCTTTTCAATTTCTACCAGTTCTGGTATAGTGTAAGGACCGCGGTTCCGACACAGGTCGTCGCCATCGGGACTCTGTGTCCTTAGTGTTAATATGTTAATGATCCATTTCAGCAGATCGGGAGATAAATTCCTACCTCGGAAACACAACTCTTGGTTTCCTGGGTGATATATGGTAAATTGTTCGTCAAGTTCAACTGGCGCATTATCATTGTCAGGTTTTAAAGAAGGCACGGTAACAGGTGGTCCAGAGAAATCTTGACTACTAAAACCCGTGCCTGTCTGGGATGTGAAACCATTGTTAGACTGATCTGAGACGATCTGGTTAGATTGAGACGGTACGGATTGTGAAGCGTTCGGTACGACTTGGACTGGTGGGGTATTGCCTGTTTGGAAGGACCACTGTGGTGCGTTGGTTCCAGTGCCGGGAATCTGAGCGGCGTTCCTGGCTGCTGTGCTCAATCCTTGTAATGATGTTAGGGCAGGTTGTTGATTTGGAAAAGATGGTAATACTCCACTGTTGCCTGTGACAGTTTGAATATTCTGCGTAGAACTTGGCTGCTGACTGAAAGGTTGATTGAGCATGTTATTCAATAGTTGCTGATCAGCTGGCAGCAACGCTGGCATCACTTGTGGTGTTGATTGTTGTGCTGGTTGCTGGGGAAAGACGATTGCATTTTGTCTCATACCGACACCGGTAACTTGTTGCCCTGTTTGTTGGGGAAAGACAACTGCATTTTGTCCCATTCCAACACCTGCAACTGGTCGTGCTGCTTGCTGGGGAAGGAAAATAGCATTTTGTCTCATACTGGCAGCTTGTGCTGGTTGTTGGGGAAGCACAGCCGCATTTTGTCCCATACCGACAACTTGTTGAAATGACATTAGTTGGTTGATAAGCTGATTACCAAGTGTGTTTCCATTTATTGTTCCAAAATTAGGAAATCTGCTTAAATCGACTGTGGAGGATTGCAGAatatttggttgtactctattCTGTTGTATTGCGGACGCCTGTTGAACTGATACTACCCCAAACCGTGGTGGTGTAGCATTTACGAAAGGACGAAAACGTTGAGATATTTGTGCTCGTCTGATTGCCTCTTGTTGTAACTGTTGCTGTCTTATGGCCCTGATATTATTTCCTGTCGGAACTATCCTCATCCCTGGAGCAATCATGCCGACTTGATTCCCCACAATGGGACCCCTAACTAATGCGTTCCTGCCGAACATATTCGGAAAAACGGGTTGAATCCTCTGATTAAATTGTGCTGGTATAGGTCCTGGTCTACGTATTAAGCCCTGCCTTACGAATGGGATTCTGTTAAATTGAGGAACACCAATACCGCCCGCCGGGACTGGATTCTGCCCTGTCATCGCTCGCTGGAATTCTTCTGGAGATATTTCTTCCGGGGCACCAACGGGAATTTGTGCTGAAAGTGAGTTACGTAGTGAGTTATTGTTGAGAATACTAAGGTGACCAGGTCGATAGatagtctgctaaacctgcctatattattaggcattttaatatatattaggaaaaaaaaagcctaataatataggtagGTTTAGCTCTCTAGTCGATAGCTTATGGAGCAGAATTGAAAACGGAATACTCTTGAAAACGCctgtgtatatgtgtatatcaatttttcaaaacgtgaaattatatttagcaAACATGGTAAACAATACCAAGcacaaaacattgtaatgtTGATCGTTAAGTTCTATATATAGACAGCGTGTAAAAGGCAATATGTTTTATCTTGAAAGTGTTAAGAATGATATTAAGAATTATTATAATTCTGAAAGGTTCTCCCCCTTATGCAATGGCAGACTAAATGTATTTAATCTTAATTGTggtttattatcaaatttgtgCTAAATGTATTTAATCTTAATTGGggtttattatcaaatttgtgCTAAATGTATTAAATCTTAATTGGggtttattatcaaatttgtgCTAAATGTATTTAATCTTAATTGGggtttattatcaaatttgtgCTAAATGTATTTAATCTTAATTGGggtttattatcaaatttgtgCTAAATGTATTTAATCTTAATTGGggtttattatcaaatttgtgCTAAATGTATTTAATCTTAATTGGggtttattatcaaatttgtgCTAAATGTATTTAATCTTAATTGGggtttattatcaaatttgtgCTAAATGTATTTAATCTTAATTGGggtttattatcaaatttgtgCTAAATGTATTTAATCTTAATTGGggtttattatcaaatttgtgCTAAATGTATTTAATCTTAATTGGggtttattatcaaatttgtgCTAAATGTATTTAATCTTAATTGGggtttattatcaaatttgtgCTAAATGTATTTAATCTTAATTGGggtttattatcaaatttgtgCTAAATGTATTTAATCTTAATTGGggtttattatcaaatttgtgCTAAATGTATTTAATCTTAATTGGggtttattatcaaatttgtgCTAAATGTATTTAATCTTAATTGGggtttattatcaaatttggCTCAAGATTAATAATGTGAATATGAATACTACTATTTGCATAGAGAAATTTTGtacaaatacattgtagatacactacaaatataatttagcattttcaaaacaaaaatttaatatttaaaaaaaaaacaccataaaactttttttaaatgtctaCTGGTGACTGAAACGAAGGCATTTAAAATATACTAAATACTATAAGTGAGAAAGTGAGAGTGAAAGAGATGTTTCTTTTGTATTTGTCTTTGTATACTG
This genomic window from Argopecten irradians isolate NY chromosome 4, Ai_NY, whole genome shotgun sequence contains:
- the LOC138322417 gene encoding uncharacterized protein, giving the protein MAYRLILSVVVAGLSLLMVTDAQIPVGAPEEISPEEFQRAMTGQNPVPAGGIGVPQFNRIPFVRQGLIRRPGPIPAQFNQRIQPVFPNMFGRNALVRGPIVGNQVGMIAPGMRIVPTGNNIRAIRQQQLQQEAIRRAQISQRFRPFVNATPPRFGVVSVQQASAIQQNRVQPNILQSSTVDLSRFPNFGTINGNTLGNQLINQLMSFQQVVGMGQNAAVLPQQPAQAASMRQNAIFLPQQAARPVAGVGMGQNAVVFPQQTGQQVTGVGMRQNAIVFPQQPAQQSTPQVMPALLPADQQLLNNMLNQPFSQQPSSTQNIQTVTGNSGVLPSFPNQQPALTSLQGLSTAARNAAQIPGTGTNAPQWSFQTGNTPPVQVVPNASQSVPSQSNQIVSDQSNNGFTSQTGTGFSSQDFSGPPVTVPSLKPDNDNAPVELDEQFTIYHPGNQELCFRGRNLSPDLLKWIINILTLRTQSPDGDDLCRNRGPYTIPELVEIEKEFLAKGIDPHSQAAFQSQPNIIEVPRNNAAGGAGNPSNQLPGIPIPPSDTLVAMSNSAQVSPQSG